The Lycorma delicatula isolate Av1 chromosome 2, ASM4794821v1, whole genome shotgun sequence DNA window aaAACAATCAGGCGACCTGTAGTTAACCCTATCAGCGAAGGTCCCATCTTTGATTTTATCAGCTGGTTAAGAATCCATCCTAACCTAAAATTTAGTCGATCAAagccaatttaattaaaatattttaatttaattaaatgtaacttcCAAATAGTTGTTAGTTACCTCTTGTGAAAACaagaaattgtgaaaattattcaCAGTTTCTTCTACAAAGTAAATTGTacgattattttaatgataaaataattcctttttttgaaaaacggtAACAACATTATGAACTCTTATTTTCAcacatttctgtaaaaatatttatttctaattttatgatacgtaattaaataaatacggaaaaaacctgattatttctttacttatagAGAATGTAATAAAAGCTGAATTGTGGTACTattaatttctttcctttttcttttccaaaCATATATACTAACTAAAATGATAGCAAGTGAATATGTAAATCGTAACGTTAGCCtcggtggcgcgagtggtagcgtcacggccAATCAACCtgaggtcctaggttcgaatcccgggcaGGTAtgaaattttcacacgctaaaaatcgaataagaaaaataagaattttaagaatttatactgaaataataCTAAAGAGTGGGTCtcagaggctaaaaaaaattgaatacggAATGACAAGTTCGTTTTGGTTGACAAAACTACTTGTATAAACTCTTGCTGTAATTCATTTAAGTAATTTCCCAAATTTgctatttcttgaaaattatttgtttgtcttTGTGTGTGCAGTTCAAGTTTCCCAATAGTGAGCGGGTTACatctatatttatttcaagtaacGGTTGTACTATTTCGcttttaagtttgtaatatttttcccattgTATGTTATTTGAACTTCTGAGTATTGAGGTTGGCATTGCTCCAGGAGTGAAGTACATTCCagatccaaataattttattgttagtgtTTCGCTGTTTCTACATTTAGGTTAATTTCTGCCTTTGAACTGCTGTAgagaaaatcatttattattatttatttcttctataataagattattggttttataattttcttcaatatttgagTCTgtattgctattaaaaaaaataagttcatataatcactttttttttagaacaaatcttttgtcaaaaaccaatattttttttctatttctacacatgtatttatttaattatttgcatCCAATGATAGATAAAATTGTCGCATGTCATCAATTGCTAAAGTCTTGATATTGTTTGTTATGAATACTAGCtttcgatttttaaatatttttgatactggtggaattttaaataaatcaaagaatctTTGTTCAACTAAAGAAATTTTACTACATAACCAATAGAATTTACTGTCTATGTGCTGCTAATTTTACTAGTGATTTAATAACCTGAACCTTTTGGTAGAAAAGGCATTGCTTTCATGAATGTTTGTAGAATAATTTCTGTAGAAATAACAATtggcaacaaaaatattttacttcaatagATTTAATGCTTGTAAGCTATATTCTAAAGTAACTCTCTACATACCAATAAGAAtttcaaactttaatttaatttcattatgagaCATTTCCAAATCCAGTtcatttttttgttcagtttgatTAATGACTGCATTAACTAAatatgatatttcattaaaacattcttCTTAATGTTTTAACTGATTACTGTAGTTACGAAAAGCAGATTTTCCAAATGAAATTTCTCTTCCCATTACAATTTTCATATCAGACTAGCGGCTACCCATGGCTTCGCACGCGTGTAGCTTGAACTCTTTGACGCTAGTTTGATCTTTAGTTTCAGCAGCTATGGATGTAGCTTGAAGTTCATATTGTGGGTTATTTTTGTAGTGTAACACTGAGCGAGTGAAACTGATAATGAGTTGGAAAGTCCATAGAGTTGACAAGAGTGTCTCCTTCCTGGGACAATCGGCTGTTCGGTAGCCTTCCCCACATTTCACACAGCAAAAGGGCCTCAAGCAATTTTTTTGGTGTGCCTGTATTGTTGCACCTCATCCACTGCATGAGGCCTGTTAGTTTCCATGATGTTTCAAATGATATGCTGCAATTTGCTAGGTATTTTAACTCAAATATACTTTTGTTGTTCTCCTGCAGTTCTAGGttcatgaaaaatgtttgatGTTGCCTCTTTGGTTATTTTGTGGCGTGAATTTACAATGCCCCTCACCCTATGGTATCCTCAAATGTGAAGATGCATTAAAATCTGAAACATAATCTTCTAAACTACAACTTTCTTTTGTAATGAAATCTCTGTACATGaaaaatgcagtaaaaattattaaaatgcataaaaaatgattcttttcaaTTGTGTTGTAATGTGAATTCAGAAGATACTTTTATAGCTGTGATGTTGCTAGTTATCGTACTAGATTGCATTAACAGATATCAATGCATTAACAGATATTAATGCAATCCTCTAGAAATGgtgagaaaaagtttttattatattttcaagcaGTAGAAGTGTTTTATGACcgttcagtaaattatttttttttttttaattgttaatttggtTATATTGCTTGAACACACTGAATTCTTGACTTTTGAAAACAATGTGTAACAttgtaatgtttcattttttaagatatgATTTTCAAAGATTGATCATGTTGTAGATAGAGCTCATAAGTGTTGGTGTGTGTGGCTGAAAATGTATCTAGTGTTTCTATTTTAGTATTGTACAATCTCTTCACTTTAGTTTGTTTACTACTggttgttatttatcagtatatgtGATTTACTTTTATAGTTTTGTATATTAATCTTGTGTATTTTTGTGGTTTTGAAAGCAACATAggaaagaagaaaaggaaaagaaattacTACACTGctttcaaaaccaaaaaaaatacttgtataaaCAATCGTAGTAATCTAATAAAACAGACAAGACACTGATGTACGTAATACAGAAATAAGTCAATAAAACTGCAGCAACTTCATCAAATGCAATATAAAGTGGATATTATCACAAGAAACTTCTGGAGGTTGTTGTTCTTCcacattcttaaaaatgtttgctttctAGCTTAACAGGAACTACTGTGAAAACTACTGCCTTTATTTACATACGAGATAACTTATGAATTTCAtgatttcatagaaaaattatgtggattactaattaataattttaaaaaatcttaaatttaactatttttaaaatgttagcaTTCCACTTCATTTCattgttgattattattaaacacttGTTGGTCCCATGTAAGTTGCATATCTGGGACtaacaaatatcataaaaattttttaagttcctgTGTAAAATAAACTTGCGCTGatacttttagtaaaatttatttattttttaaatgttacatttatttacatttaatgaattttattcattaaatttaatatctatatattGATAAGTATATTCTAACTAGTTGatctaatcaaaataattttaatgccaaATTAggtatatttatgattaatagctattaaattatgaaaataatgttcCTGTATAATAGCTACTCAAATGCAGATAAAAAGTCTACTTTTcattcaatatgaaaaaaatgtaataagattttatttatacaatatttcagTTGAATGTaaggttaaattttaacataaatatggAAAGTGGGCACAATGTAGTATAATGATTCAGAGTGACACTTATGATGAAGTAAAATCCATAGATTTGGATATTAGTTAAAAGTATTGtttaatgtgaatatttttaatgaccATTGATcagtgttttattgttattttatgactagaatctaaaattttacaggTTTCTCATTGAAGAAGATGTTTTGTCTTCTTgatctattcaaaataaaaaaataggtttcctAACTGTATATGGTATTTTCAGGAACTATTTGAAATTTGTGCACATGTTTTTAGAAGACAATATAATTATCACAATTTAGCAAGAGTAATAAGAGTTGGAATGTGATGTTCTCtgagaacaaataaatataatttttggagcTTCCACTCTCCTAGATAAAAACTCTGATTTGGTGAGTGAgattctaaatttcatttaagatgaaataaaataatcagataaaaaagtgtgtaaaaaaacattttggctTAAGTATATAGAAGTTGACTTGGCATTTGTTTTTGGATAATATCAGTAAAGGAATGTAACAATGATATGTTTCTTAATACCTTATATAATTAAAGacttttttccatttaactttACAAGGGAATGTGTTGtaaactaacaaatattttttcattaaaaaatatgagcATTTTTTCAATATATGCATTATAAATCCTCTAGAaatgtttaataacttaattttgaaaaggaCTCATCTTAAAACTGTTAGAAGAAACATATTACAGAAACATTtatgaactttacaaaatttagttaatttttgtggaaaaaaattatagccattattttttctcttctgtaGTATTTGTTGCATGTAGATTTCAATTTGAcataattcattttctaaaaggATTGTCCTATAGAAACCAAATATGACAAAcacctaaaattaatttatattatgcacAGAAGAGTAAGCTATAgtggaattatataaatatttttttttataaatattctgtttatgtAGATTAATAGTTAAGTTTGCAACTTCAACTGAAGCAATTTTTTATGCATACAGTAAAAGAAGTCTGAGGTGTTGtgatttttgtgtaatattttacacttatttatattttttatttattttattcatcatatCATCATGTTTTATTGGAATTTCGACCGGTGCTAGAAGTAAAACTTTCCAATCCTGCAGATAGCACATTACTCACTGTCTTTAATAATGTTATTGGAATctgaaacaaagaaataagttttattaatttttatgaatttatttgtgtttttaatattggTCAGTTAGCACAACCAAATGGTTGTAGGTGATCTGAAATGAAACACAAGTAATTACTGAAAATGGCAAAGCTACAATAAGAATCCacaacaaattattacaaaacagggttattacaaaaaaaagagattGAAGTGAACTCATACGGCTTTCTTCAAAATGATATTGGGTTACAGAAAATTAAGCCCACAAAGATCCAGATGAATCTTAGCTTTCTAAGGTATATCTCTACTCTATTCAGctgataaaaaacttttacacagGATTATCTCAGTCAAGATCAAAAATGTGTTGGACTCACAAAATTTACagtttcaacataaaatatttaaatgcattttaaaaatactaaatatttctctgtttatattaactttaatcctACTAATACTTTGAGAAGTAGTGACTTTGAAGAGACagtgacaattttttattcatcggaagtttttgcaattacaatgtataaaaattctGAAGTATAAAATTCCGATATATGCCTAATTTCAATTTTGTATGCTAGGGTCCACAAACAAAtgtttatagattattattattatgcagctgtttcaatcttttacaagatGTAGCCTCTTCAAGTCTAGTTTGACAGGTAAGCCTTCAACAGTTTTCGCCATTCCTGTCTGTCCTGTGTTCCCCTCTGCCAGTTGGTTCCAGCTTCCCTTCTAATGCCTCAGTCTGGTGGCCTGCCTGCCTCTTGGCCTTTGTCACTCTCTTGGACTCCACTCAAGGACCGCCTTTCTCCACCTTCCATCACATATTCTTGCGATGTGCCCTACCCATTGCCATTTCAGAGCTTTCACTGTATCCATTATGTAATGCATTCTCGTTATGGCTCTTATGTCTTCCACTCTTTTCTGGTCCCTCCTTGTGTAGCCTAGCATTGACCTTTCCATGACTCTTTGTGGTGTCTGAAGCCTTCCTTTCACAAACCCATTTAAAGTCCAAGTCTTGTATCTGTATGTGAGTACTGGAAGAACACACTGATCAAACACGGTCTTTTTCAAGACTACTGGCATGTTAGATTTGAACACTGTTGAATGTCTTCCAAATGATTTCCAGCCCATCCTGATTCTTCGGAAAATTTCAGGTCTGATATCCCATCTGGTGTTAATTAGCTGCCCCAGGTAGACGTATTCTTCCACATTCTCTAGGATATTGTAGTCAACTACTATCTCTCCTGCAGCAGCCCATCTGTtgtacattacttttgttttggtcaatttcattttcagaggaaaatgtttgttttggtCAATTTCATTTACTAGGGAAAGTGATGAGTGAAatggttttctgtttttttgtcaCTAAGCTGGAATATATTGTTGCAAATCAACATAACACACTCAGCAAAATTCAGGTCATATTCAGTTCCATAAATAACATCTTTCagtattttaaagagaataactGTAATAATCTTCATTACTTTCTGGAAAAAAACTTTGACAACTACTgtttgttatttacaaattacacatAGGTCAACATCTCAAGAAAAATtggaatgaataatttaaattgtaaattaactgGTATACTCTtgctgtaaaagaaattttaaaatatatgcacaatacatcaaacattttatatacacaCTACCTTTTCTCATAtagttttatacaataatatttactcacttttttttataaatacttaaaaatgatttaactaaTAATCAGTTACTCTACTTTCtttttggatattattattttctgtttcaaaagtaactgttgttaaattttttaaacctttaacaTACACTGATGTAAACATTAACTgatgtttaaatttgtttgaacaTTTTGAAGTACgcaataaaatttggttttttaccAAGTCAAGTAACTGTGTCAACACAATAATTACATTAGACAGGGGTAGGAGACAAAggcattatatttgtaaaaaaagtgaTCAGTCTTTGACTAAACCTTTACTTTGGACCAAGACctaagtaattaagaaaataaatttctaagtttaatttgaaatatacctGAAATAGATcattgatgaattttattattaactctcTTGGAGGTTTTGATGATTTTGTTGATGGTTTCTTTGTTATTTCAGGGATTTTTTCATCTGTATCATCACTTTGAAGTACGAAATTCTCCTCTTCCTGTGTAAACATAAAATCATAAGAACTTCTTGTAAAGCTATAGATCTctccaactgtttttttttttttgtttaaattgtttgaaacaaGTACAAATAAATCTAATCTGCAGCAAGCAACATCACATATATGTTGGAGTTAATTCATGAAATTAtgcaaaatgttttagaaaaaagaaagtataataaatattaattggttTCATGTACATTAACAGTATTACTAAAATGAGTGCAGTTGGTTTTACTATGCTGCAACAtctttcataatttgtttttcttataaccCAAAAACTATAGTCTACAAAACTTGAACTTTTCATACTTATctgaaataatacatattaatgtatagaatacataaaaaagtaatgaatagaaaaattaaaaaaaagtgttttacttTCACCTAAAAAACATAGTATAATCTAAAATACATGTTCATATAATTGCTTGTCATTTTATGTTTAGAATTAGCTAACATGTTCTACAACCAGAATATTTAACATTACTGACTGGTatctttgaaataaaacaattttctgaacAAAAAGGAAATTTCATAACTTGTTCTTATATCATtctggttttattattttctttaaaaaataaaaaatagtttttattacccagaaactaaaaataaataaatctttttcaggTGCAAacctttctgtatatttttaattaccgaTACCTGTTATTAAATTACCATTATTCTCtttcaaaattctatttaaaacatcttgtgtgataattttttatatttcaattcctattaaatcttaaaatatattaattctattttgttggttgtgtttttttttcaacattcatttttattatgcaaataataattattaaagaaactagTTGTTGTAaccccctctatgaatcataagaccttgccgttggtgaggggggttgagtgctcagggatacagagtagctggaccgaaggtgcaaccatattggagaggtatctgttgagagccagactaaggaatgattcctgaaagagggcagcagctctttcagtagttgttaggggcgtgagtcacaatgacttaaacggccatatcaacatcactcagtcctctgagtactgcgcagctgaaagcaatggaaaactacagctgtttctttttccaagaaaatgtggctctcagtattttcacacaacaataatggagacgccttccttggtaaaatattccggaggtaaaatagtcccccgttcggatctccaggtggggactactaaggaaggggtcaccagaaaactaaaaaataacattctacaagtcggagcgtagaatgttagaagcttgaaaaaggttggtaggctagaaaatttaaaaagggaaatgggtaggatgaaggtggatatagtaggaattagtgaggttcggtgggacgaggaaggcgacttttggacaggtaattttagagtaattaactcagcgtcaaataatgggcaggcaggagtaggtttcgtgatgaacaagaagatagggaggagagtggagtatttcaagacgcatagcgatacaatcattgtaataaggataaaatcaaaacctaaaccgacaacgattgttaacgtctatatgcctacaagcgcccatgatgatgatgaggtagagtatgtatacgaagagattgatgaagcaattaaacacgtaaaaggagatgaaaatttaataatatttggagattggaatgcaagcattggaaaaggcaaggaaggaaatatagtgggtgaatacgggctggacaaaaggaatgaaagagggaaccgacttatagaattttgcacgaagtataatttagtaattgccaacacccaatttaaaaatcataatagaagaatatacacttggaaaaagccaggcgatactgcaaggtatcagatagattatatcatggttaagcaaagatttagaaatcaactcgttgactgcaaaacttaccctggagcagacattgatagggaccataatttggtgctaatgaaatgtagattggggcttaaaaacctgaagaaaaggtgtcagatgaatcggtggaatttagagaagcttgaggaagaggaggtacagaagatttttgaggaggacatcgcaagaggtctgagtaaaaaagataaggtagaaaatgtagaagaagaatgggagaatgttaaaaaggaaattcttaaatcagcagaagcaaacttaggcggaataaagagaactggtagaaaaccttgggtttcagacgatatattgcagctgatggatgaacgtagaaaatataagaatgctagtgatgaaaaaagtaaaaggaactatcggcaattaagaaatgctataaacaggaagtgcaaactggcgaaagaagagtggattaaagaaaagtgttcagaagtggaaagagtaatgaacattggtaaaatagacggagcatacaggaaagttaaggaaaattttggggtacataaattaaaatcgtaataatgtgttaaacaaagatggtacaccaatatataatacgaaaggtaaagtcgatagatgggtggaatatattgaagagttatacggaggaaatgaattagaaaatggtgttatagaagaagaagaggaagttgaggaggatgaaatgggagaaacaatactgagatctgaatttaagagagcattaaaagatttaaatagcagaaaggctcctcgaatagacggaatacctgtagaattcctgcgcagtgcaggtgaggaagcgattgatacattatacaaactggtgtgtaatatttatgaaaaaggggaatttccgtcagacttcaaaaaaagtgttatcgtaatgataccaaagaaagcaggggcagataaatgtgaagaattcagaacaattagtttaactagtcatgcatcaaaaatcttaactagaattctatacagaagaattgagaggagagtggaagaagtgttaggagaagaccaatttggtttcaggaaaagtatagggacaagggaagcaattttaggcctcagattaatagtagaaggaagattaaagaaaaacaaaccaacatacttggcgtttatagacctagaaaaggcattcgataacgtagactggaataaaatgttcagcattttaaaaaattagggttcaaatacagagatagaagaacaattgctaacatgtacaggaaccaaacagcaacagtaacaattgaagaacataagaaagaagacgtaataagaaagggagtccaacaaggatgttccctatctccgttacttttttatctttacatggaactagcagttaatgatgttaaagaacaatttagattcgcagtaacagtacaaggtgaaaagataaagatgctacgatttgctgatgatatagtgattctaaccgagagtaaaaaggatttagaagaaacaatgaatgaagtcctacgcaagaactatcgcatgaaaataaacaagaacaaaacaaaagtaatgaaatgtagtagaaataacaaagatggaccactgaatgtgaaaataggaggagaaaagattatggaggaagaagaattttgttatttgggaagtagaattactaaagatgcacgaatcaggagtgatataaaatgccgaatagcacaagctaaacgagccttcagtaagaaatataatttgtttacatcaaaaattaatttaaatgtcaggaaaagatttttgaaagtgtatgtttggagtgtcgctttatatggaagtgaaacttggacaatcggagtatttgagaagaaaagattaaaagcttttgaaatgtggtgctataggagaatgttaaaaatcagatgggtggataaagtgacaaatgaagaggtattgcggcaaatagatgaagaaagaagcatttggaaaaatatagttaaaaaagagacagacttataggccacatactaaggcatcccggaatagtcgctttaatattggaaggacaggtagaaggaaaaaattgtgtaggcaggccacgtttggaataagtaaaacaaattgttagggatgtaggatgtagagggtatactgaaatgaaacgactagcaccaaatagggaatcttggagaactgcatcaaaccagtcaaatgactgaagacaaaaaaaaaagtagttgtaaCTATTTTGGCTATTACTATGACATATGGACTTTGTTCAAAGGGATAGTGGTACATTTGCAT harbors:
- the LOC142320291 gene encoding uncharacterized protein LOC142320291; the encoded protein is MGRLCVVLILASIALISLAQDEIPQEEENFVLQSDDTDEKIPEITKKPSTKSSKPPRELIIKFINDLFQIPITLLKTVSNVLSAGLESFTSSTGRNSNKT